CAAGCAAAAATTTATCCGAAGCACACGGAATTTATAAATCTAGGTGTAGAAGTCTTGGAATTAAGGTGGATGATGAAGACCACATACTTGGGCAATGTTATATGAAGTCCTTGAAGATACTCCTTAATTAAATTCCATGTTCAAGTTATGCTCTCTGATTTTATTGAAGAACCCAATGAAAACATatagctgggagcagtggcacactcctataatcccagtaattcaggtggctgaggtaggatattacaagtttaaggccagcctcagcaacttgtgagaccctgtctcaaaatttcaaaaagggaTTTGGGggtgttggggttgtggctcagtggtagatcgcttgcctcgcacgtgcgagaccctgggttcaatccgcagcaccacataaaaataaataagtaaaataaaggtactatatccaactacaactaaaaaataaatatttttaaaaaggtgggggGTGGTTGGGttatggcccagtggtagagcaattgcctagcatgtgtgaggcactgggttcaatctccagcaccacatataaataaataaaataaaggtctgttgataactaaaaaaatattaactaaaaaatattaatttttttttaaaaaaggactagagatttagctcagtggtaaagtgtccctgggttcaatccccagtacccctcctgCAAAAAAAAGTCATGAGAAAAGTTTTACTAATTTCCTATAGGgtcctatatatacatatatatatatatatatatatatatattatatatatacaaacacatatatatttggCTTTGTACCCATCTAAATGAAACTATAAATTtctctttgaaattaaaaatggaaaatttcttcctctttgaTGACAATTATATGTTTCCTTTCACTATGACTGCCTAGACATCTATAGAGTCACAGCTGAGACACACTATGTCTGTCGACCCTTTTAGCCTAAACATTTGTGTATTTCCCCATCCCAACCCAATTGGCCTTaaccaatattttcattttccccttACTGGATAGTTtagtcttatttatattttaccatTATTTATTAGAACTGTTTTTTGTATTAGTGGTCTCAATGTACAAGATGTAATTGGTATGATTAAAATATAAAGTGAGGACAAGAGATAAGTTACGGTAGCAGTGCTAGAGGTATGCACTGGCCACTCTGACAGCCTGAACAAAATGTAGGCTGTGAGGCTCATGGAATACTTCGTGAAAGGGCAGTAACTCAGCTAAATACTGAAAGACACAGTGGGTGTTAATTAAAGAAGATACAAGGGTGAGGAAACGTTCTAGGCAGGAAATAAAAGCAGGTGTTAAGGCACAGACATAAGAACATTCAGGAAACTGAAAGTGGTTTGTGTTTGTCAGAGAAGGTATGTTTGGGAATGGTGATACAGGACACTAAAGAGGTACTTTAGATAGTACACAAAGGACTTTGGACCCTGGACTAAAAAGCATGATTAGAAATATGAGAACAGCTAggcattgtggtgcatgcctgtaatcccagtgacttaggaggctgaggaaggaggatcacaagtctgaggtaagccaggccttaagcaacttagtgagatgccatcttaaaataaaaaataaaaaagggctggggatgtggctttgtgatTAAGCACCCCAAGGTTCCCTGGTATGGGGGGGTGGGGATGAATCCCACCCACAAGAATCCTGATTTTTGTATTTCCAACTCTCCTTTGCTTCTAATATTATCTGGACTCATAAGCAgctaaaataaggaaaacaaaggaacTCTGATAGCTATTCATTGCATTGAGGCCAACCAGCAACGATCTGTTATGATTTTATATCTCCAATTGTTCCAATTACAGTTTCTAATACAGACATAAAACTGTTCAGTGTCTCAGTTCTTGCCTCACTTTGTTTCACAGAGATTTGCATTTCTGAGTTCTCAGACTCCAACAGCAATTCTGTTAAGAATAGACAGCCAGTATCATCCTGAGCACTGAGGTAGGCTTTCCATGGTTGAGACCCAGCCCTACTCATTGCAATGGTCTGAATGTTCACTACTTGTAGAGCCATCTGGAGGGTGTCAGGATGGACTTCTCCCTGCCAAGGCAGCACCTGCTGGTGAGCAACTTCGAGGCTAAGCCAAGTTTTCTCAAAATACTCAGCGGTAAGCTGGCAATTGGGGACCAACATGAGAGTTTCAGAATCAGGGGCTTCTTGTACTCTCCCCTTGTTCTCTTCAGAAATCAGGTGTCCTAAAAGAGTCAGAAAGTTTGTGTAAGAGATTTATGAATCTGTAGGagctacattttaaatttacattccCAAAAGTATACACCGTGACTGTCTTAAATAAACAATAATGAGCTCTTTTCTTGCTCAAAGGTGTCGAATTCAGGTAATAGTCTGGTATTTAGCTAGCGTACTCTACTTTCCTACCAGTCATTACAAAAGTTAAAGATTTTTCATAACAAGATATAAGGAAAGAACCATCTTTACCTGATACAGCAAAGGATGCTGTGTGAGAACGCTCTGAACCACCATGCTCTGCCCCTACACATTTAGAGATAGTTGCCCAGCGGGCTTTGCCATACACTGGCACCAGAGTGTTGAAGTCAGAAGCCCAACTATTCACAGGTCTTTCTGCCTGATCCTCCAAAAGTCCAAGAGAAGGGTCAGATTTAGGACTGCACAGGATACGCTTAACTTCATCAATCCCAACTAAGAGGAGGCGATAGTAGAAGAGACCTCGGTCCCGTACAGCcatattcttttcttcctctgaaatcaaacaaaagagttaattaaaaacaaaacactctcCTCTTACCCTTGTGCCAACCATACTAggagagaaaaatggagagagaaaacCCTAAAAAagcattaacattttctttttaggtCCCAGATGTGACTCAACAAACAAAGAAAGCTGTGAGAATTTCTAACATGGGCCATGGCAAGTACTATTTCCTTCTAAAAAACCTACCGATGCAGTAATATAACAGACGTCCCAGCATGTCCTGGCATTCAGCAGGGCGAGAGAGGAAAAGGCGCACGAGTGCAGTGAGTAGCTCCATCTTAACAGCAGGAAATGTCTCTGACTTCACATTCTCTACAAAGTCCTCTAATATGTAAGGAGCATTGGGGATTCTTTCCCCATGAACACCAAGTAGCCAAATAAGTGCTTGCTTTCCCTAGGAATGGAAGGATAAGAACAGGTGCTCAACATTTGGTTCTCCCAAACAGAAGATAGTGAACAATCATTGGCTTTGCTTTTTCTCTGATGCCTGCAGAAAAAAggtaatcttttatttatttcaacttgCACTGTACTGGTCTCTCCTACTGAACTCTCTACaacaaataagaatgaaattctaATGCACAGGAGAAAACCCCAAACTTTCATAACTTATGCTGATTAAGCAATAAATAAGGTTTCTTCATCTTTGGGGCCTTTGGCCCAATTTGGGGTTTAATGTTTCAGTGAAAGctactgaaataatttttctaaatgtttcatGAAAGTGGttattaacctaaagtacacacTGCAGTGTGCAGGTCCATAGGTAGACAGATccctgaacatttttttaatatttattttttaattgtaggtggacacaatacctttattttatttttatgtggtgctgagaattgaacccactgcctcacacacgctaggcaagtgctctaccactgagctacaacctcagccttgAACCCCTGAACATTTAATTCAGCAGACCTTGGGTGACatccaaattttttaaagattccacAAATGATTCTGATTCTGATTCCAACTGAAATCTCCATAGTCTAAAAATCTGACTCaaaattgttagagagaacagCAATATCAAAGAATGTATACACTGAACAgtgtggcacactcctgtaattccagctacttcaggggctgaagcaggaggatggcaagtctgaggccagcctcagcaatctagtgagaccttatctcaaatttttaaaaattacttaaagaaagagctggggatgtaactcaatggtagagcactcctgagttctatccctagtaCCTCACAGCCCTCCCTCATATATAGGATTTGTAATAAAAGCCATACATAAAtcctgtttttataatttattatatgtcaTTTACATCCAAAAGAGAATCTGTGGTGAAATCAATCCTAAGATTTCCACATCAGAAACAGGGTAGAAAGAATAATTAGATTACATTTTAGAAGAGCAAATCCTAAGCATTCCCTCTATGCCAAGAAGTAAAGGAAAATTATATTCTACCTCACTATCTTGGATGTTCTCCTCACAGCCAGGCAGGGCCTGACATACTGCTTCGGTACACTGAGGGCACAACCAAACCAGGTCTCGGAACGTCTGCACCACCACTACAATATAGCCCAGGATACAAGAGCACAGCATTAGAGCCTCCACACAGGAAAGAATCTTAAGAAGTTATACATTTGGACTAGATTTCTGAGAAAAAAGATTCTGGAGGGATCACTGATTACCTGAACAATATTTTCTTGCATGaatgttaatattattaaattgaCATGGAGATAAATGAACTAATATATGGAAAAGCACTATGTAAAATATAAAGCTGCATGCAAACATGGGTACTGTTGTTGTTGAATGATACtctaaagacaataaaataaagtcaCCAAGACTGAGACTGTGTGAGGCAAGAGAGGTGCTAACGTGCAAAATTTAAGAAACATTGAAGGGCTGGCATTTGCATGAACCTAAGAGTGAGCGCTCACCTAAATTTTGCATCCTAGGCAACTTGCTTGCTTCACCCTTGTCCTAGTCTTAGAAACAATTGACTAGAGTACACTGCagtgtagcaaaaaaaaaaaaaaaaaaaaaaaaaaagtaatgatagGGAAATGATAAGAAAGGTTGTTGTAGTATCTTCCCTATCTATAATATATCTATTAGGGCCTCACCAGGTGACTCATGACAGCCTTAAGCCTCCACCCTATTATATCTACAGATCCTAAGCTTCTCTGATAACAACAGATCATGCAAGGAAAAGTTCAAAATTCtatattattcattcaacaacaacaacaaaaatatttgggaGGAAATTACAATAGGCCAgctccttaaaaaaaattttagaaaggtaGCCATTACCTGTAGTTATGTGTTCTTGACGAAGCCCCAGCAACTCTGTTAGAATCTGCACACACTGATCTGTGTAAGTCCTGGCAATTCCACCTACAGAGGAAGAAAACCTAGATAAAAATGTTACTATTACATCTAATAGTAGCATgtcattctaaaattattttccattagtTAAAGACATCCAGAagcaaacaatcaaacaaacaaacaaacaatcgcTCCTTACTTGATAAAATGACTCTGAGTTTTCTGTAAAAGAAACTTGGGTAAGAAAAGAATCCAATCCATTTCACTGACCACTAGATAACTAAAAGTTCATGGACAAAAAGTTTCCCACAGAACAAGGTTAAAAACACagtaacaaaatatttatgaGCTAGATAGGAGCACCATTTTTGTTGCAGTGCATCAATCCATGAATATTTCCACTGTGGACACTTGATGGCAATCTCTTAATTGTGAGGATTTCTACTCTGTTCTTTGCCCCTCTTCTCCGCCTCTAAAAACCATACTTTATTCCAAATATGAGGGTTTTCCCCCTTCTCCACTTGAAGCATTCTAAAAACAGTTCTTcagctgcttttatttttttgtctctctAGCCTTTTAAATTCCAAAGTCTCTAAAATCAAGGAATTATTCTGTGTTAGCCTGCATTCAGTATTATAATTATGGAAGGTCAATAAATGACTGGTGAACTGACACAGGACTTTGAGTTAGAATAGCTGGGTTCCAATTCCAGTTCAGGTACTATAGGAACTTTTggcaatataagaaaaaaaaaaatatatatatatatatatatatatatgcaatataaataaattatatatagagaaaataatttttgtatgtgtaccagggactgaatccagggggcacttaaccattaaggtacatccccagccttttttattttttattttgagacaggctctaagttgctcagggcctcactaagttgccaaggctggctttgaatttgcaatccccctgcctcagcctccaaaactgttggaattacaggtgtgaggcACCATGCCCAGAGACAATGTAATAATCTTATAATCTTATATCcacatttcttcatctttaaaatgaagttaagccaagcttggtggtgcatgcctacaatcccagtgacttgagaggttgaggcagaagaatcacaagtttgaagctaacccaagcaacctagtgagatcctgtctcaaaataaataaattaaagaagggatggggatatagctcagtggtagagcaccttgggtaccaaaaaaaaaaaaaaaaaaaaaaaaaaaaggatgaagtaCAGGAAAGCATTTTGGATAGAAGACACAAAAGGCAATATAAATTAAGTAtcacaggggctggagttgtggctcagtgatagagcactagcctagtatgtgtgaggcactgggttcaattttcagtactgactataaataaataaaattaaggtccattgacaactaaaaaattattttaaaaaaaattaagtattataGTTTGAGTTACCTGTATTTTTAGCCTGGAAGACATGACAACACCAgtattaaccaaaaaaaaagtctcctttCCCCCTTGCTTGTAATCATTGACCCAATTCCATAGTGTGTGTTACTTTGTCTCTGAAGCAAGATTTGTTCTCTTTTATCCTCTATGGTTCCTCTAACTACAGCTTTCAAGGTGGCTGATCTAGGCTCTTTCTCCAAGAAGGAAAAGCAGCAGATACCTACCTATGGCAAAGATGGCAGCCTGTGCAAAGTCAGCAGACACATCAGTGCAGTACCCTCGAAGCTCCTCTAGCACCTGCTGCACATTCTCATCATTTACCAGTTCACATAGCACCTCTACCTTCTGTAGTTTGATATAGTGGGGCTCCGAGTAGGAGCAAAAAAACTTTTTGTAGTGGCTGCTAAAGTGACCTGGCAAACTATGCAAGATCTGGCGCACATGACAGAGAGCAGCAAAACAGAGCTCTCGGCTCTCTGAAGAACAGGCAGCTAGTAAAGGTCCCTTGACTCGCACAAGCACATCAGTTTGTACGTGGGGAAACTTTTTTGCCAAAATTAGAAAGAGTTTGGTGGCTCCCATCACCACTCCTGGGCTGCTGCTCTTGAGAAAGCTGTCCAACAGATTGAGAATGTCAAATAGTTCCTCCTCACTGCGGGGCTGGTAGCGGAGCAGAAAGTTCAATACTTCAGCCTGGCCCCACTGATCCAGTTTTGACATTctattcaacaaagaaaaaaaaaagcattatttttacaGCAAAATTAGGACCATCTCCATGCTACTGCTATGTTCATCATAACATGGGGAGAATTCTTAAAAATGGGGTAAGCCATAATCAAATCATTCTTTTCACATGTTCTTTAAATTTATGCAAAATAGACTGAAAATTCTAAGATAATTTGATGGTACAAATTCACACTCACCTAACTAATCCCCCAATCAGTATACAATAGATTCATATtcatctttcctccttccctccctttcttccggCAGTAATGAGGATTGAATCTGATGTGTTGTGAATTCTAAAcaaccactttaccactgagctacaccccagccccttttatttttgagacaggatcttgctaatttgccaaggctggcctcgaacttatgattctcctgccttggacTCCTGTATAGCTGGGATTACGGCATGTGTCACTACACATTGGCCAGattccctaattttttttctgggggggggggtaccaggattgaactgtGGCACtctcccgctgagccacatccccagccctatcttgcattttatttagagacagggtctcactgagttgcttagcgccttgcttttgctgaagctggctttgaactttggattctcttgtctcagcctcccaagccactgggattttaggtCTGCCCCACCATACTTGGCCAGATTCCCtaaattttaagatataattAAGGCTTAGTTTGGGGACATAATGACTGTACAGGAGGAAAGAACATATTCCCACaggatatttttatgattttacatatcagagaaattaaggcaaataaaagaaatgtgaggAAGATAATAATCATGGTtaactctcctctcttttctacCCTATAAAAGTTGttcaagactttttctttttttggtaccagagattgaacccacaggtacttaaccactgagtcacatctccaggcctttttatttttattttgagatagggtatgatcctcctgcctcggcttcctgagtcactgggattacaggtatgcaccaccatgcctggcaagattTCTCCTTAATTTAATACATCAACAACATTCTATCAGGATGCAGACCTCATAATAAAAAGAGTACAGAGGCATCCAAACCTATTTAAAAGATGGTGGGCGATGGGCTTATTAATGACAACACCTCCTTCCTGTTTCAGAATTTCCTCTAGAGACCTCAGGCAGTTCACAACCACAATTGGATCCTGGTCACGCAGCAAACTGTATAATTCATTTACCAGGGCACCatctataaaaaagaacaaagatctcagataaagaaaaaaagcttcAGAGTTATAGGAAGAGGGCCAGAGTAATAGCTCCAGGAAGATAAAACTGAACTTCTCTGCTATAAAAATGACAAAAGGCAATAAAATGTAAGCAGATTGAGAGGGAGAAAGATAAAAGTAGTGAAACAAAGGATGAAAAAAaggagtttaaaaaaagaaaaaaaaatgtgtaaagcaAAAAACTTCCATCTCCAAATTGTTCTAAGTAACTAAAGCAAAGTTCTTACTTGACCCCCAAAATGAGTTCTCTAATATCAGAAACTACCTAGCCCTGAATCCTACTAAGAGACATGCACAGAAGTGGAACTACATTATTTTCTACTGAGGCTATATAATCTTTTATAAAGTCATACACATAATAGAAGCATGAATAAATATTGATCATGGTGGATTACTGTGAACTTACCAACTTCAGAGTCTCCATGAAGATTATGCATCTTGGCACAGCCAAGGACTGCCACCCTCCGGACATATGAAGCTTTATCCCGCAGACCATTGAGAATAGGCTGTTGGATATATTCCTGCACACCAGGCATCCTAAACGACAAATCCTGGAGTCAACCAGATCCTGAAATAATTAGGTCCCTCTTCACTTAACAGAGGGTTTAGTAGGTGTCAGAGTATGCATCTGTCATATCACAAACAACTAGAGAAAACCTATCCCAAActtaaaatgccataattttacttttcatttagaataatgctaCAAGGGCAGTAAAAATCCCCATAGTAGtagttatttaactttttagtCCAAACTGAGGGCTGTTACCAAGAGTGAGAATTAAAAATCTTTAAGCctagtgtggtggtgcatggctgtaatcccagcagctcgggaggctgaagcaggaggactacaagttcaaagccagcctcagcaacttagaaagaccctaaacaacttagtgagaccctgatacaaataaaaagggctagagatatgtctcagtgattaagtgcctttgggttcaatctttggtaccccccaaaaaaaacctccTTTAATAAGACCACATGATACAATTTATTAAGTCAATGATGGCTGAAAATCTGAGTTACGGGTATAGCAGTATTTTCCCTAGT
This region of Ictidomys tridecemlineatus isolate mIctTri1 chromosome 11, mIctTri1.hap1, whole genome shotgun sequence genomic DNA includes:
- the Ap4b1 gene encoding AP-4 complex subunit beta-1 — its product is MPYLGSEDVVKELKKALCNPHIQADRLRYRNVIQRVIRHMTQGLDMSGVFMEMVKASATVDIVQKKLVYLYMCTYAPLKPDLALLAINTLCKDCSDPNPMVRGLALRSMCSLRMPGVQEYIQQPILNGLRDKASYVRRVAVLGCAKMHNLHGDSEVDGALVNELYSLLRDQDPIVVVNCLRSLEEILKQEGGVVINKPIAHHLLNRMSKLDQWGQAEVLNFLLRYQPRSEEELFDILNLLDSFLKSSSPGVVMGATKLFLILAKKFPHVQTDVLVRVKGPLLAACSSESRELCFAALCHVRQILHSLPGHFSSHYKKFFCSYSEPHYIKLQKVEVLCELVNDENVQQVLEELRGYCTDVSADFAQAAIFAIGGIARTYTDQCVQILTELLGLRQEHITTVVVQTFRDLVWLCPQCTEAVCQALPGCEENIQDSEGKQALIWLLGVHGERIPNAPYILEDFVENVKSETFPAVKMELLTALVRLFLSRPAECQDMLGRLLYYCIEEEKNMAVRDRGLFYYRLLLVGIDEVKRILCSPKSDPSLGLLEDQAERPVNSWASDFNTLVPVYGKARWATISKCVGAEHGGSERSHTASFAVSGHLISEENKGRVQEAPDSETLMLVPNCQLTAEYFEKTWLSLEVAHQQVLPWQGEVHPDTLQMALQVVNIQTIAMSRAGSQPWKAYLSAQDDTGCLFLTELLLESENSEMQISVKQSEARTETLNSFMSVLETVIGTIGDIKS